DNA sequence from the Bacillus sp. SM2101 genome:
AATGGCTTATTTGCACGTCTAACAAACATAAAAATACAAAATTAGCATAGTTTAAAATTTTTTTTAAAGGTTTTTAAGCTTGTAACAGAAATTAGAAACCACCACCGTAGAGAAGTGAGAAAGTACTAAACACCATAACAAAAGAACTCTTAACAAAAATCGCTAAGAGTTTCTTATAATTGACTGTGTATTAATTGATGCTTTTCGCTCTATGATATAAGTACGTATACATGCTAGCGTTACATTATTTCTACTTTGACCATGATTTATCTCTCATAATACTCATCATACTGCTCATTTTTAGTACAAACAGTAACAAACTCCCACACGTCTACACGTCAATTATGACACTTCGATTATGTTTCCTAAATATGTTTGTGAGCTTTAAAGTTGCTATCAAGTACATACCAATTTTGTGGAAATGGCAATCCAAGAACCCAGTAGAACAAGCCTCTTAAATGATACTCCTTCACTGTGTCTAGCTTTGCTTGAATGCTGCGTGCATCTTCAAACCACACTTCATGATGTGCTCCTTCTTCATCGTAATATCTAAAAAATGGTGATTGATATGTTGGATCATATTCAATAGTAGCACCGTACTTTCCTGCACGTTCTACCGCAGCTTGTGGACTTAATGTCGACGCAGACGTACCTTGGACGAAAGGAATGTTCCAGTCTCGACCATATAAAGGAATTCCCATCAAAATTTTGTCTCTCGGTATGACAGTAACAGCGTAATCTAATACTTTTCTCACCGAATTGAGTGGTGCTATGGCCAACGGTGGTCCACCAGACCATCCCCATTCGTAGGTCATTAAAAAGACCATATCAACGATTTCGCCATGAGCCTGATAGTCATGCGCAGCACGAAGTAAATCTGACTCTGTGCCTGTTACTTTCGGAGCTAAAGCTGTTGACACCGATAAGCCTTCAGGATGAAGTCTTGCAACTGTTTTCCGAAGAAAATTATTATAATTCTCACGATCCTCAGGATATACAAATTCAAAATCAACATTCAGCCCCGCATAGCCTTTTTCCTTCATCGTTTCTAAAATATTTGTAATCAATGTATCTTGTAATTCTTCGCTTGCAAAGATCGTCGCAGTTAGGTCTGAATCAAAATTCCCTCCAGAAAGGTTCGAAATAACCATTAAGGAACCAATATTATATTTCTCAGCTGCCTCTATGACTTCTTTATCACTTAATGTTGAGATCGTACCATCTTCTTTTACCGCATATTCAAATATTGATAAATAGGTTAGTAGATTTCCTACTTCATCAACGAGCTCGACACCTCTTTCACCCATTCTAGTAATGTACGCATTTACATCAGCTAACTGCTTTACACTTTCTGGAATGCGTAACACTTGACCAGGGAAAATGAGATCAGGGTTCGCAAGCTGATTTGCAACAGCTATGTCCTGAACGCTTACCCCGTATCTTTGCGCAATCATCCAAAGCATTTCGCCTGGCTGTACGACATGATGTAAAGCT
Encoded proteins:
- a CDS encoding LysM peptidoglycan-binding domain-containing protein — translated: MQIHVVQSGDALWSIAQRYGADINQIIKANGIKDPNVLVVGQALVIPSPTRQHVVQPGEDLWRIAQMYGVSVQSIIDKNAIADPNRIQIGQYLTIPVALHHVVQPGEMLWMIAQRYGVSVQDIAVANQLANPDLIFPGQVLRIPESVKQLADVNAYITRMGERGVELVDEVGNLLTYLSIFEYAVKEDGTISTLSDKEVIEAAEKYNIGSLMVISNLSGGNFDSDLTATIFASEELQDTLITNILETMKEKGYAGLNVDFEFVYPEDRENYNNFLRKTVARLHPEGLSVSTALAPKVTGTESDLLRAAHDYQAHGEIVDMVFLMTYEWGWSGGPPLAIAPLNSVRKVLDYAVTVIPRDKILMGIPLYGRDWNIPFVQGTSASTLSPQAAVERAGKYGATIEYDPTYQSPFFRYYDEEGAHHEVWFEDARSIQAKLDTVKEYHLRGLFYWVLGLPFPQNWYVLDSNFKAHKHI